In Achromobacter spanius, the following proteins share a genomic window:
- a CDS encoding M14 family metallopeptidase, whose product MMPSSTSYFPRSYAESRERFLADAERLGASVASYPIDARGSEGEALATDVALIGAPNAQRLLIVTSATHGVEGFCGAGCQFALMDDAPMLKRARQAGVALLLVHAVNPYGYSWMARTDEGNVDLNRNVQPFDGTPLPANPGYGALHPLLLPAQWPPSEDNQRDVARYVAEHGQAAFAQAVSRGQYTHADGLFYGGAAPAASRENLRRILETHASPYAHIGWIDVHTGLGPRGHGEKIYAGRRNDAEVARARQWWGLDIAVPFQGTSASVDITGHLASLIYQACPQSSPTLMALEYGTVPFDDVVLALRGRNWLRANPDAPAALRRDILQATQDAFYCHAYDWHGMVLGQSRVAVLQALCGLEAAQ is encoded by the coding sequence ATGATGCCCAGCAGTACGAGCTACTTCCCCCGCAGCTACGCGGAATCGCGCGAACGATTCCTGGCCGACGCCGAGCGCCTGGGCGCCTCGGTCGCGTCCTACCCGATCGATGCGCGCGGCAGCGAGGGCGAAGCCTTGGCTACCGACGTGGCGCTGATCGGCGCGCCCAACGCGCAACGTCTGTTGATCGTGACGTCGGCCACGCACGGCGTTGAAGGTTTCTGCGGCGCGGGCTGCCAGTTTGCCTTGATGGATGACGCCCCGATGTTGAAGCGCGCGCGCCAGGCGGGCGTGGCCCTGCTGCTGGTGCACGCGGTGAACCCTTACGGTTATTCGTGGATGGCGCGCACCGACGAAGGCAACGTCGATTTGAACCGCAACGTCCAGCCCTTTGACGGCACGCCGCTGCCGGCGAACCCGGGCTATGGCGCGCTGCATCCGCTGCTGCTGCCGGCGCAATGGCCGCCGTCGGAAGACAACCAGCGCGACGTGGCCCGCTATGTGGCCGAACATGGGCAAGCCGCGTTTGCGCAAGCCGTGTCGCGCGGCCAATACACCCACGCCGATGGCCTCTTCTACGGCGGCGCCGCACCTGCCGCCTCGCGCGAAAACCTGCGCCGCATCCTGGAAACCCATGCCAGCCCCTACGCGCATATCGGCTGGATCGACGTGCATACCGGGCTGGGTCCGCGCGGCCACGGCGAAAAAATCTACGCCGGTCGCCGCAATGACGCCGAAGTGGCGCGCGCGCGCCAATGGTGGGGCCTGGACATCGCGGTGCCGTTCCAGGGCACGTCGGCCTCGGTGGACATTACCGGCCACCTGGCCAGCCTGATCTACCAGGCGTGCCCACAGTCGTCGCCCACGCTGATGGCCCTGGAATACGGCACGGTGCCTTTCGACGACGTGGTGCTGGCGCTGCGCGGCCGCAACTGGCTGCGGGCAAACCCCGATGCCCCCGCCGCGCTGCGCCGCGACATCCTGCAAGCTACGCAAGACGCTTTCTATTGCCACGCCTACGACTGGCACGGCATGGTGCTGGGCCAAAGCCGCGTGGCCGTGCTGCAAGCGCTGTGCGGGCTTGAAGCCGCGCAGTGA
- a CDS encoding ABC transporter permease translates to MIPWATWLHRVFVVLMYAFMLCPIVLVVWLSFFKDAILYFPPSGYTLSWYVKAWDNPAFANGFLFSLQVSLVAAAIGVVMGVLAAVGIARYRFQGSKGVNTLLLSPLLIPGIVAGVGIYLFYLRAEEVLDQDIVGTFGGLIIAHVCLTIPWTVRLVTAGMAGLDGSIEEAARNLGASAPKAFMRVTLPMLRPSIVAAALFSFVVSFENLELSLSLVGPGRTTLPIAIMQYLEFNLDPTIASVASVQILLLGIIMLVTDRYVKLSQVV, encoded by the coding sequence ATGATTCCGTGGGCAACGTGGCTGCATCGGGTCTTCGTCGTATTGATGTATGCGTTCATGCTCTGCCCCATCGTGCTGGTGGTCTGGTTGAGCTTCTTCAAGGACGCCATCCTCTATTTCCCCCCGTCCGGCTACACGCTGTCCTGGTACGTGAAAGCGTGGGACAACCCCGCGTTCGCCAACGGCTTCCTGTTCAGCCTGCAAGTGTCGCTGGTGGCCGCCGCCATCGGCGTGGTGATGGGCGTGCTGGCCGCCGTCGGCATCGCGCGTTACCGCTTCCAGGGCAGCAAGGGCGTCAACACCTTGCTGCTGTCGCCTTTGCTGATACCCGGCATCGTGGCGGGCGTGGGCATCTACCTGTTTTATCTGCGCGCTGAAGAAGTGCTGGACCAGGACATCGTCGGCACCTTCGGCGGCCTGATCATCGCGCACGTCTGCCTGACAATTCCCTGGACGGTGCGTTTGGTGACGGCCGGCATGGCCGGGCTGGATGGCTCCATCGAGGAAGCCGCGCGCAATCTGGGCGCCAGCGCGCCCAAAGCCTTCATGCGCGTGACGCTGCCCATGCTGCGCCCGTCCATCGTGGCGGCCGCGCTGTTCAGTTTCGTGGTGTCTTTTGAAAACCTGGAACTGTCGCTCTCGCTGGTGGGGCCGGGCCGCACCACGCTGCCGATCGCCATCATGCAGTACCTGGAATTCAATCTGGACCCGACCATCGCTTCGGTGGCTTCGGTGCAAATCTTGCTGTTGGGCATCATCATGCTTGTGACCGACCGCTATGTGAAACTCAGTCAGGTGGTGTAA
- a CDS encoding ABC transporter ATP-binding protein, translating to MAKVSIENIRKQFGAAVAVSDFSLEIAEGELVTFLGPSGCGKTTTLRMIAGFITPTAGRILIGDTDVTRLPVHKRDTGMVFQRYALFPHMTVAENVAFGLEMHKVPKAERDAKIRRVLDMVRMTELRDRYPRQLSGGQQQRVAIARALAIEPKVFLLDEPLSNLDAKLRLEVREEIRSLQQRLGLTTVFVTHDQEEALAIADRMAIMHDGIVQQVGAPDTLYEHPANLFVADFLGKMNVFTGRGQADNQFHTDAGQRIATPGGAGATHVGVRPERVRLAEQPSGGNALAGVVESSLYLGSVLEVRVQLEGGNRMISQVANGGAGRAQPAPGARVYACFEPEDCVAFTQ from the coding sequence ATGGCGAAGGTCTCAATCGAGAATATCCGCAAGCAGTTCGGTGCGGCGGTGGCGGTATCCGACTTTTCACTGGAGATCGCGGAAGGCGAGCTGGTCACGTTCCTGGGCCCCAGCGGCTGCGGCAAGACGACGACCTTGCGTATGATCGCCGGCTTTATCACCCCCACGGCCGGCCGCATTCTTATCGGCGACACCGACGTGACCCGGCTGCCGGTGCACAAGCGCGACACCGGCATGGTGTTCCAGCGATATGCGCTGTTTCCGCACATGACGGTGGCCGAGAACGTGGCCTTCGGGCTGGAAATGCACAAGGTGCCCAAGGCCGAGCGCGACGCGAAGATACGCCGCGTGCTGGACATGGTGCGCATGACCGAACTGCGCGACCGCTATCCGCGCCAGTTGTCGGGCGGCCAGCAGCAGCGCGTGGCGATTGCGCGCGCGCTGGCCATCGAACCCAAGGTGTTCTTGCTGGACGAACCCTTGTCCAACCTGGACGCCAAGCTGCGGCTGGAAGTTCGCGAGGAAATCCGTTCCTTGCAGCAGCGCCTGGGGCTGACCACCGTGTTTGTCACGCACGATCAGGAAGAGGCCCTGGCGATTGCCGACCGCATGGCCATCATGCACGACGGCATCGTGCAGCAAGTGGGCGCGCCCGACACCTTGTATGAACACCCCGCCAATCTGTTCGTGGCCGACTTCCTGGGCAAGATGAACGTGTTCACCGGGCGTGGCCAGGCCGACAACCAGTTTCACACCGACGCGGGCCAGCGTATCGCCACGCCGGGCGGGGCAGGGGCCACGCATGTGGGCGTGCGGCCCGAGCGCGTGCGGCTGGCCGAACAGCCTTCGGGCGGCAATGCTTTGGCGGGTGTGGTGGAGTCGTCGCTGTACCTGGGGTCGGTGCTGGAAGTGCGCGTGCAGCTGGAAGGCGGCAACCGCATGATCAGCCAGGTGGCCAATGGCGGCGCGGGCCGCGCGCAGCCGGCGCCCGGTGCGCGCGTGTACGCGTGCTTCGAGCCCGAAGACTGCGTGGCCTTCACACAATAG
- a CDS encoding ABC transporter permease — MTTATVDGRPSRWLGPGLAFPASLVVLVIIMVPILQLARYSFNQFDPAELMQTAFTFDNYAKFFGDAYYRDIFFTTLWVAGLCTVLALVLGFPVAYFLARTQSKYKSLFVILLVFPLMVGNVVRAAGWMVALGNAGVVNAVLQGLGLIDKPITLMYTPTAVVIGTTAVVMPYLILTLQSVLEGMDLSVEEAARNVGASFFTTFRRIVLPIAAPGVAAGTMLVFILCMNAYATPVLLGGSGLTMMAPALYDQITRASNWPFGAALAVILVCGTLVIALLSNWLIHRRYIKTMAS; from the coding sequence ATGACGACTGCAACCGTAGACGGGCGGCCCAGCCGCTGGCTGGGGCCCGGGCTGGCCTTTCCGGCATCGCTGGTGGTGCTGGTGATCATCATGGTGCCCATCCTGCAATTGGCGCGCTACAGCTTCAACCAGTTCGACCCGGCGGAGCTGATGCAAACCGCCTTCACCTTCGACAACTACGCCAAGTTCTTTGGCGATGCCTATTACCGCGACATCTTCTTCACCACCTTGTGGGTGGCGGGGCTATGCACGGTGCTGGCGCTGGTGCTGGGCTTTCCGGTGGCGTACTTTCTGGCGCGCACGCAGAGTAAATACAAAAGCCTGTTCGTGATCCTGCTGGTGTTTCCGCTGATGGTGGGCAACGTGGTGCGCGCGGCGGGCTGGATGGTGGCGCTGGGCAATGCGGGCGTGGTGAACGCCGTGCTGCAGGGCCTGGGGCTGATCGACAAGCCCATCACGCTGATGTACACGCCCACGGCGGTGGTCATCGGCACCACGGCGGTCGTCATGCCCTACCTGATATTGACGCTGCAAAGCGTGCTGGAAGGCATGGACCTGTCGGTGGAAGAAGCCGCGCGCAACGTCGGCGCCAGCTTCTTCACCACGTTTCGCCGCATCGTGCTGCCCATTGCCGCGCCGGGCGTGGCGGCGGGCACGATGCTGGTGTTCATCTTGTGCATGAATGCCTACGCCACGCCGGTGCTGCTGGGCGGTTCCGGCCTGACGATGATGGCGCCCGCGCTGTATGACCAGATCACCCGTGCGTCGAACTGGCCGTTTGGCGCCGCGCTGGCCGTCATTCTGGTGTGCGGCACGCTGGTCATTGCACTGCTTTCGAACTGGCTGATTCATCGGCGCTACATCAAGACCATGGCGTCTTGA
- a CDS encoding metal-dependent hydrolase family protein — MASVLFKNANLLDPLLADLQEGHHVLVEDGVIKEVSDKPITSASARVIDAAGRTLMPGLIDLHVHVLATQLNLSTQGVLPDALVMMRAVPIMAAMLRRGFTTVRDAGGAGWGLKCAVNEGTVKGPRLFISGRAISQTGGHGDPRPRSDHLRPMSFCGCCFRAGDIGRVADGIDDVRKAVRQELQMGADQIKMMASGGVASPTDPIASFGYSEEEIRVIVDEAASRQTYVMAHSYTADAIERAIRNGVRTIEHGNLVDERVARFMAEKGAFVVPTLVTYEALANEGADYGLPPDSVAKIATVRTAGLHSLEIYKKAGVKIGYGSDLLGPSQRLQSDEFRIRNEVLSAQEVIQCATTTAAEVLNQVGQLGRIQVGALADVLLVDGNPYRDLSCLLGQGDHIDLIMKEGVIEHNGLGV, encoded by the coding sequence ATGGCATCCGTATTGTTCAAGAACGCGAACCTGCTCGACCCCTTGCTGGCTGACCTGCAGGAAGGCCACCACGTGCTGGTCGAGGATGGCGTCATCAAGGAAGTGTCGGACAAGCCCATCACCAGCGCGTCGGCGCGGGTGATCGACGCCGCCGGCCGCACGCTGATGCCCGGCCTGATCGACCTGCACGTGCATGTGCTGGCCACCCAACTGAACCTGAGCACGCAAGGCGTGTTGCCCGATGCGCTGGTGATGATGCGTGCCGTGCCCATCATGGCGGCCATGCTGCGCCGGGGCTTCACCACCGTGCGCGATGCGGGCGGCGCCGGCTGGGGCTTGAAGTGCGCCGTCAACGAAGGCACGGTGAAGGGGCCGCGCCTGTTCATCTCGGGCCGCGCCATCAGCCAGACGGGCGGGCATGGTGACCCGCGTCCGCGTTCCGACCACCTGCGCCCGATGAGCTTTTGCGGCTGCTGCTTCCGCGCGGGTGACATCGGCCGCGTGGCCGATGGCATCGACGACGTGCGCAAGGCCGTGCGCCAGGAACTCCAGATGGGCGCGGATCAGATCAAGATGATGGCCTCGGGCGGCGTCGCATCGCCGACAGACCCCATTGCCTCCTTCGGCTATTCGGAAGAAGAAATCCGCGTCATCGTTGACGAAGCCGCCAGCCGCCAGACCTATGTGATGGCGCATTCCTACACGGCCGACGCCATCGAACGCGCCATCCGCAACGGCGTGCGCACCATTGAACACGGAAATTTGGTTGACGAGCGCGTGGCGCGCTTCATGGCCGAGAAGGGCGCGTTTGTGGTGCCCACGCTGGTGACCTATGAAGCGTTGGCCAACGAAGGCGCGGACTACGGCTTGCCGCCGGATTCGGTGGCGAAGATTGCCACGGTACGCACCGCCGGGCTGCATTCGCTGGAGATCTACAAGAAGGCGGGCGTGAAGATCGGCTACGGGTCTGATCTGCTGGGCCCGTCGCAGCGCCTGCAAAGCGATGAATTCCGGATCCGCAACGAAGTGCTGTCCGCGCAGGAAGTGATCCAGTGCGCCACCACGACCGCCGCCGAAGTGCTGAACCAGGTCGGCCAGTTGGGCCGCATCCAGGTGGGCGCGTTGGCGGACGTGCTGCTGGTGGATGGCAACCCGTATCGCGACCTGTCCTGCCTGCTGGGTCAGGGCGATCATATCGACCTCATCATGAAGGAAGGCGTCATCGAACATAACGGGCTGGGGGTGTAA
- a CDS encoding amidohydrolase family protein, which translates to MSDPTFSQSEVGEESRDVNAAKGWHPPSAPASRDRGLGPFPRLILRGATIIDGTGAPPWGPVDIVIENDRITALVNVGTPHKVIDPKRRPGPGDHEIDCHGKFVTPGFVDAHAHIGTPYHAMSGIVPPADYIYKLWLAHGVTTVREMGAMGGLGWTMEQRELSAANKIAAPRMVVHSVFPAVNDRVKTIHTPEQGREWVRKLAARGADGIKFFGAPPAIMEAALDEAAQLGLRSGCHHAQMAVTRVNALKSARWGLTSSEHYYGLPEALFEDRVVQSFPTDYNYSDEYYRFAVAGQTFMQAAQPGSAKWRQVMDQFLELGHTFVPTFNIYDANRDLMRARRADWHDDYTWKAVWKYFQPQRGGHGAYWYRWSTTNEIEWKQNYRLWMQFINEYKNLGGRVCAGSDSGFIFQIYGFGFVRELELLQEAGFHPIEVLRAATSQSAALLGIDEDTGSIDVQKRADLLIHDQNPLTDFKLLFGTGAMRLNDDTAKVEWKRCLQTTIKSGVVYDTAELLADVRKMVKDSWADDPDGERPPFGGSPTGSPCDSADQAS; encoded by the coding sequence ATGAGCGATCCCACGTTTTCGCAATCGGAAGTTGGTGAGGAATCCCGCGACGTCAACGCTGCCAAGGGCTGGCATCCGCCGTCCGCGCCTGCATCGCGTGATCGCGGGCTGGGGCCGTTTCCCCGGCTGATCCTGCGGGGCGCCACCATCATCGACGGCACCGGCGCGCCGCCCTGGGGGCCGGTGGACATCGTGATCGAGAACGACCGCATCACCGCCCTGGTCAACGTGGGCACGCCGCACAAGGTCATCGACCCCAAGCGCCGGCCCGGCCCCGGCGACCACGAGATTGATTGCCACGGCAAGTTCGTCACGCCCGGCTTCGTGGACGCGCATGCGCACATCGGCACGCCGTATCACGCGATGAGCGGCATCGTGCCGCCCGCCGACTACATCTACAAGCTGTGGTTGGCGCATGGCGTAACGACGGTGCGCGAGATGGGTGCGATGGGTGGCCTGGGCTGGACGATGGAGCAGCGCGAGCTCTCGGCCGCCAACAAGATCGCCGCGCCGCGCATGGTGGTGCATTCGGTGTTTCCCGCCGTGAACGACCGCGTGAAGACCATCCACACGCCCGAGCAGGGCCGCGAATGGGTGCGCAAGCTGGCCGCGCGTGGCGCGGACGGCATCAAGTTCTTTGGCGCGCCGCCCGCCATCATGGAAGCGGCCCTGGACGAGGCCGCGCAACTGGGCCTGCGTTCGGGCTGCCACCACGCGCAGATGGCGGTGACGCGCGTGAACGCGCTGAAGTCCGCGCGTTGGGGCCTGACCAGTTCCGAACACTATTACGGCCTGCCCGAAGCGCTGTTCGAAGACCGCGTGGTGCAGTCCTTTCCCACCGACTACAACTACAGCGACGAGTACTACCGCTTTGCCGTGGCCGGTCAGACCTTCATGCAGGCGGCGCAACCGGGCTCGGCCAAGTGGCGCCAGGTGATGGACCAGTTCCTGGAGCTGGGCCACACCTTCGTGCCCACCTTCAATATCTACGACGCCAATCGCGACCTGATGCGCGCGCGTCGCGCCGACTGGCATGACGACTACACCTGGAAAGCGGTGTGGAAGTACTTCCAGCCGCAGCGCGGCGGGCATGGCGCCTACTGGTATCGCTGGAGCACCACCAACGAGATCGAGTGGAAGCAGAACTATCGCCTGTGGATGCAGTTCATCAACGAATACAAGAACCTGGGCGGCCGTGTGTGCGCGGGCAGCGATTCCGGTTTTATCTTCCAGATCTACGGCTTTGGTTTCGTGCGTGAATTGGAACTGCTGCAGGAAGCGGGCTTTCATCCCATTGAAGTGTTGCGCGCCGCCACCTCGCAAAGCGCCGCGCTGCTGGGCATTGATGAGGACACCGGCTCTATCGACGTGCAAAAGCGCGCCGACCTGCTGATCCACGATCAAAACCCGCTGACCGATTTCAAGCTGCTGTTCGGCACCGGCGCCATGCGCCTGAACGACGACACGGCCAAGGTGGAATGGAAGCGCTGCCTGCAAACCACCATCAAGTCCGGCGTGGTGTACGACACCGCCGAACTGCTGGCGGACGTGCGCAAGATGGTCAAGGACAGCTGGGCCGACGATCCCGATGGCGAGCGTCCGCCGTTTGGCGGATCGCCCACGGGTTCGCCTTGCGATAGCGCGGATCAGGCGTCCTGA